One candidate division WOR-3 bacterium DNA window includes the following coding sequences:
- the rpsI gene encoding 30S ribosomal protein S9, which produces MRESFFAVGSRKSSVAKVWLFPQGKGEIKINEKDARSYLTREDLYEYILTPFKVTGTLGQFDVVCSSTGGGLSAQSGAIALGIARALVAYDPELRKTLKSAELLKRDPRKKERCKYGLAKRRKSFQWTKR; this is translated from the coding sequence ATGAGAGAAAGTTTTTTTGCAGTTGGTTCTCGAAAATCTTCGGTGGCCAAGGTTTGGCTTTTTCCTCAAGGTAAAGGGGAAATTAAAATTAACGAAAAGGATGCGCGAAGTTATCTCACTCGGGAAGACCTCTACGAATATATCCTCACCCCTTTTAAGGTGACCGGAACCTTAGGACAGTTTGACGTCGTGTGCTCTTCTACGGGTGGTGGTTTATCTGCCCAGAGCGGGGCGATTGCCTTGGGGATTGCCCGGGCTCTGGTTGCCTATGACCCAGAATTGCGAAAAACGTTAAAAAGTGCCGAACTCTTAAAGAGAGACCCCCGAAAGAAGGAAAGGTGTAAATACGGATTAGCAAAAAGGAGGAAAAGTTTCCAATGGACAAAACGTTAG